In Streptomyces ambofaciens ATCC 23877, a single genomic region encodes these proteins:
- the coaD gene encoding pantetheine-phosphate adenylyltransferase: MRRAVCPGSFDPITNGHLDIIARASSLYDEVYVAVMINQAKKGLFEIEERIDLIRQVTAEYGNVRVESFHGLLVDFCKQREIPAIVKGLRAVSDFDYELQMAQMNNGLSGVETLFIPTNPTYSFLSSSLVKEVATWGGDVSHLVPPLVLDVLAERLRKD, from the coding sequence GTGCGCCGCGCCGTCTGTCCCGGGTCGTTCGACCCGATCACCAACGGACATCTCGACATCATCGCCCGTGCCTCCAGCCTCTACGACGAGGTCTACGTCGCGGTGATGATCAACCAGGCCAAGAAGGGCCTGTTCGAGATCGAGGAGCGGATCGACCTCATCCGCCAGGTCACCGCCGAGTACGGGAACGTGCGCGTGGAGTCCTTCCACGGCCTCCTCGTCGACTTCTGCAAGCAGCGCGAGATCCCGGCCATCGTCAAGGGCCTGCGCGCGGTCAGCGACTTCGACTACGAGCTGCAGATGGCCCAGATGAACAACGGCCTCTCGGGTGTGGAGACGCTGTTCATCCCCACCAACCCCACCTACAGCTTCCTGTCGTCCTCCTTGGTCAAGGAGGTCGCCACCTGGGGCGGCGACGTCTCCCACCTGGTCCCGCCGCTGGTCCTCGACGTCCTCGCCGAGCGCCTCAGGAAGGACTGA
- a CDS encoding cell division initiation protein produces the protein MDVQKKLDEITAMVSGARAMPMSASCVVNRAELLALLEDLRAELPGSLAQAQELIGDREQMVAQARQEADRIIESAHAERGSLISDTEVARRSQAEADRILAEARQEAEEVRAEADDYVDSKLANFEVVLTKTLGSVGRGREKLLGTGPGLDENGYADEDAPERSHDPETLRRDADAYVDTKLGAFEAVLAKTLDAVGRGRQKLHGRIASDDLGALADDATTVQHSSDADYLAGLAALSDAPAEQPRQREYGEQQPAAAQPPAQAVPEMPSQQPAYGYAQQQQPDPYADYQQTYGGQQDPYGYQQQTDAYAYQGYDAHQQSYDGQQGYAQPQQPQQPPQPPQAQPQALDETSLFDTSMISAEQLRAYEQGRGL, from the coding sequence GTGGACGTGCAGAAGAAGCTCGACGAGATCACCGCGATGGTCTCCGGCGCCCGCGCCATGCCCATGTCGGCCTCGTGCGTGGTCAACCGCGCCGAACTGCTCGCCCTGCTGGAGGACCTGCGCGCCGAGCTGCCCGGCTCCCTCGCCCAGGCCCAGGAGCTGATCGGCGACCGGGAGCAGATGGTCGCCCAGGCCCGCCAGGAGGCCGACCGGATCATCGAGAGCGCGCACGCCGAACGCGGTTCGCTGATCTCCGACACCGAGGTCGCCCGCCGCTCGCAGGCCGAGGCCGACCGGATCCTCGCCGAGGCCCGCCAGGAGGCCGAGGAGGTCCGCGCCGAGGCCGACGACTACGTCGACTCCAAGCTCGCCAACTTCGAGGTCGTCCTCACCAAGACCCTCGGCTCCGTCGGCCGGGGCCGCGAGAAGCTGCTCGGCACCGGGCCCGGCCTCGACGAGAACGGCTACGCGGACGAGGACGCCCCCGAGCGCAGCCACGACCCCGAGACCCTGCGCCGCGACGCCGACGCCTACGTGGACACCAAGCTCGGCGCCTTCGAGGCGGTCCTGGCCAAGACCCTGGACGCCGTCGGCCGCGGCCGACAGAAGCTGCACGGCCGGATCGCCAGCGACGACCTCGGCGCCCTCGCCGACGACGCCACCACCGTCCAGCACTCCAGCGACGCCGACTACCTCGCCGGCCTCGCGGCCCTCTCGGACGCCCCGGCCGAGCAGCCCCGGCAGCGCGAGTACGGCGAGCAGCAGCCGGCGGCGGCCCAGCCGCCGGCCCAGGCCGTGCCGGAGATGCCGTCGCAGCAGCCCGCGTACGGCTACGCGCAGCAGCAGCAGCCCGACCCGTACGCGGACTACCAGCAGACCTACGGCGGTCAGCAGGACCCGTATGGCTACCAGCAGCAGACCGACGCCTACGCCTACCAGGGCTACGACGCCCACCAGCAGTCGTACGACGGACAGCAGGGCTACGCCCAGCCCCAGCAGCCGCAGCAGCCCCCGCAGCCTCCCCAGGCTCAGCCGCAGGCCCTCGACGAGACCAGCCTCTTCGACACCAGCATGATCAGCGCCGAGCAGCTGCGGGCCTACGAGCAAGGACGCGGCCTCTAG
- a CDS encoding YceD family protein, with protein MVLNARLDHRDPLVFDTHELGRRPGALQRLTRTVDAPRDFGLQGVIGVPEGAPVELDLRLESVMEGVLVTGTARAKAEGECVRCLEPLEQQLEADFQELFSYPDADDRGRPAAEPGDDAEDDEDRLFIEDGLIGLEPVLRDAVVLALPMQPVCQEDCQGLCSECGVRLSDDPDHHHDAVDIRWAALQGLAGSLEDGEKDEMSGDGPESADAAEKQEK; from the coding sequence ATGGTTCTGAACGCGCGCCTCGACCACCGCGACCCCCTCGTGTTCGACACACACGAGCTGGGACGGCGGCCCGGTGCGCTGCAGCGCCTGACCCGCACGGTCGACGCTCCCCGGGACTTCGGCCTCCAGGGAGTCATCGGAGTGCCGGAAGGCGCTCCGGTGGAACTCGATCTCCGGCTCGAGTCGGTCATGGAGGGGGTGCTCGTCACAGGCACCGCCCGTGCCAAGGCCGAGGGGGAGTGCGTAAGGTGTCTGGAGCCGCTCGAGCAGCAGCTCGAAGCGGACTTCCAGGAGTTGTTCTCGTACCCTGACGCCGACGACCGGGGCCGCCCTGCGGCGGAACCGGGCGACGACGCCGAGGACGACGAGGACAGGCTCTTCATCGAGGACGGACTGATCGGCCTCGAACCCGTGCTGCGTGACGCGGTGGTGCTCGCACTGCCGATGCAGCCGGTGTGCCAGGAAGACTGCCAGGGTCTGTGCTCCGAGTGCGGAGTGCGCCTGTCGGACGACCCGGACCACCACCATGACGCCGTCGACATCCGTTGGGCGGCATTGCAGGGACTCGCCGGTTCACTCGAAGACGGCGAGAAGGACGAGATGAGCGGCGACGGGCCAGAATCCGCGGACGCCGCCGAGAAGCAGGAGAAGTAG
- the rpmF gene encoding 50S ribosomal protein L32: protein MAVPKRKMSRSNTRHRRSQWKAAVPTLVACERCHEPKQQHIACPSCGTYNKRQVLEV from the coding sequence GTGGCTGTTCCGAAGCGGAAGATGTCGCGCAGCAACACGCGCCACCGCCGGTCGCAGTGGAAGGCTGCGGTCCCCACCCTGGTTGCGTGCGAGCGCTGCCACGAGCCCAAGCAGCAGCACATCGCGTGCCCGTCTTGCGGCACTTACAACAAGCGCCAGGTCCTCGAGGTCTGA
- the rnc gene encoding ribonuclease III: MRGTVSVPKKAEDAKADPAAKKKADTQASSHTLLEGRLGYQLESALLVRALTHRSYAYENGGLPTNERLEFLGDSVLGLVVTDTLYRTHPDLPEGQLAKLRAAVVNSRALAEVGRGLDLGSFIRLGRGEEGTGGRDKASILADTLEAVIGAVYLDQGLDAASELVHRLFDPLIEKSSNLGAGLDWKTSLQELTATEGLGVPEYLVTETGPDHEKTFTAAARVGGVSYGTGTGRSKKEAEQQAAESAWRAIRAAADERAEAAAAQPPAEAADLPSADAPSASA, from the coding sequence GTGAGAGGCACTGTGTCAGTCCCCAAGAAGGCGGAAGACGCCAAGGCGGACCCAGCCGCCAAGAAGAAGGCGGACACCCAGGCCTCGTCCCACACGCTTCTGGAAGGGCGGCTCGGCTATCAGCTCGAGTCCGCCCTTCTGGTGCGTGCGCTGACCCACCGTTCCTACGCGTACGAGAACGGCGGTCTGCCGACGAACGAGCGGCTGGAGTTCCTCGGTGACTCCGTCCTCGGCCTCGTCGTCACGGACACGCTGTACCGCACCCACCCCGACCTGCCCGAAGGCCAGCTGGCCAAGTTGCGGGCCGCGGTGGTCAACTCACGTGCGCTGGCGGAGGTGGGCCGCGGGCTCGACCTGGGCTCCTTCATCCGGCTCGGCCGGGGCGAAGAGGGCACGGGGGGCCGGGACAAGGCATCCATCCTCGCCGACACCCTCGAAGCGGTGATCGGCGCGGTCTATCTCGATCAGGGCCTCGACGCGGCCTCCGAACTGGTGCACCGCCTGTTCGACCCGCTCATCGAGAAGTCCTCGAACCTCGGTGCCGGCCTGGACTGGAAGACCAGCCTCCAGGAACTCACCGCGACCGAAGGGCTCGGCGTCCCCGAGTACCTGGTCACGGAGACCGGCCCGGACCACGAGAAGACCTTCACTGCTGCCGCCCGCGTCGGAGGCGTCTCGTACGGCACCGGCACCGGCCGCAGCAAGAAGGAGGCGGAACAGCAGGCCGCGGAATCCGCGTGGCGGGCCATCCGGGCCGCGGCGGACGAGCGCGCCGAGGCGGCGGCAGCCCAGCCGCCCGCCGAAGCGGCGGACCTGCCGAGCGCCGACGCCCCGTCGGCCTCCGCCTGA
- the mutM gene encoding bifunctional DNA-formamidopyrimidine glycosylase/DNA-(apurinic or apyrimidinic site) lyase, which yields MPELPEVEVVRRGLERWIAHRTVADAEVLHPRAVRRHLAGPDDFAHRLEGHRIGTPSRRGKYLWLPLEDTGQAVLAHLGMSGQLLVQPHEAPAEKHLRVRVRFTDTLGTELRFVDQRTFGGLSLHDTTPDGLPDVIAHIARDPLDPLFDDEAFHLALRRKRTTIKRALLDQSLISGVGNIYADEALWRSRLHYERPTATFTRPRTTELLGHVRDVMNAALAVGGTSFDSLYVNVNGESGYFDRSLDAYGREGLPCRRCATPMRRRPWMNRSSYFCPKCQRPPRIIL from the coding sequence ATGCCCGAGTTGCCCGAGGTCGAGGTCGTACGGCGCGGCCTGGAGCGCTGGATCGCCCACCGCACCGTCGCCGACGCCGAGGTACTGCACCCGCGCGCGGTACGCCGGCACCTCGCCGGCCCCGACGACTTCGCCCACCGCCTGGAGGGCCACCGCATCGGCACGCCGAGCCGCCGCGGCAAGTACCTGTGGCTGCCCCTGGAGGACACCGGGCAGGCGGTCCTCGCCCACCTCGGCATGAGCGGCCAGCTCCTGGTCCAGCCGCACGAGGCACCCGCCGAGAAGCACCTGCGCGTCCGCGTCCGCTTCACCGACACCCTCGGCACCGAACTCCGCTTCGTCGACCAGCGCACCTTCGGCGGCCTCTCCCTGCACGACACCACCCCCGACGGGCTGCCCGACGTCATCGCGCACATCGCCCGCGACCCCCTCGACCCGCTCTTCGACGACGAGGCCTTCCACCTGGCGCTGCGCCGCAAGCGGACCACGATCAAACGGGCCCTGCTCGACCAGTCACTGATCAGCGGCGTCGGCAACATCTACGCGGACGAGGCCCTGTGGCGCTCCCGCCTGCACTACGAACGCCCCACGGCGACCTTCACCCGCCCGCGCACCACCGAACTCCTCGGCCACGTCCGGGACGTGATGAACGCGGCCCTCGCCGTCGGCGGCACCAGCTTCGACAGCCTCTACGTCAACGTGAACGGCGAGTCCGGCTACTTCGACCGGTCGCTCGACGCGTACGGCCGGGAAGGGCTGCCCTGCCGTCGCTGCGCGACGCCGATGCGCCGCCGGCCGTGGATGAACCGCTCCAGCTACTTCTGCCCCAAGTGCCAGCGCCCGCCGAGGATCATCCTGTAG
- a CDS encoding winged helix-turn-helix transcriptional regulator yields MSTTQERTEEQDLPFDVFSRACPSRGTLEHVTGRWGALTLGALYEGTLRFNELRRRVDGVSEKMLAQTLHALERDGLVHREAQPTNPPRVDYELTALGRAVAERLIALIQCLEGRMDEVLASRERYDARRTPTG; encoded by the coding sequence ATGTCGACCACGCAGGAGCGCACGGAGGAGCAGGACCTGCCGTTCGACGTGTTCTCCAGGGCCTGCCCCTCGCGCGGCACCCTGGAGCACGTCACGGGGCGCTGGGGCGCGCTGACGCTCGGCGCGCTGTACGAGGGCACGCTGCGCTTCAACGAGCTGCGGCGCCGCGTCGACGGCGTCAGCGAGAAGATGCTGGCCCAGACGCTGCACGCCCTGGAGCGCGACGGTCTGGTGCACCGGGAGGCCCAGCCGACCAACCCGCCCCGCGTGGACTACGAGCTCACGGCCCTGGGACGTGCGGTGGCCGAACGGCTGATCGCGCTCATCCAGTGCCTGGAGGGGCGGATGGACGAGGTGCTGGCGTCTCGGGAGCGGTACGACGCCCGGCGGACTCCTACAGGATGA
- a CDS encoding DUF7144 family membrane protein encodes MSRDAAPPRTAGAGPRPGHAPVSGTTVLAAALMIFGGAMAIFEGIAAIAEDDLFVVTRHYVFEFSLAGWGWVHLILGIAIVVAGCAVLGGALWARFLGVFVAGLGAIANFLWVPYYPLWALTLVAVNLFVVWALCTGMHREAHA; translated from the coding sequence ATGTCACGTGACGCCGCCCCACCCAGAACGGCCGGAGCCGGACCGCGGCCGGGGCACGCACCCGTGTCGGGTACGACCGTCCTCGCGGCAGCGCTGATGATCTTCGGTGGCGCGATGGCGATCTTCGAAGGGATCGCCGCCATCGCGGAGGACGACCTGTTCGTCGTGACGCGCCACTACGTGTTCGAGTTCAGCCTGGCGGGCTGGGGCTGGGTGCACCTGATCCTGGGCATCGCCATCGTCGTCGCCGGATGTGCCGTGCTCGGCGGCGCGCTGTGGGCCCGCTTCCTCGGCGTGTTCGTGGCGGGGCTCGGCGCGATCGCCAACTTCCTGTGGGTCCCGTACTACCCGCTCTGGGCCCTGACGCTGGTCGCCGTCAACCTGTTCGTCGTCTGGGCCCTGTGCACGGGCATGCACAGGGAGGCCCACGCCTGA
- a CDS encoding CAP domain-containing protein, whose protein sequence is MGRHRRSAAGRAATGRAAEGHRTDGTAGSGGTPPAPGDRPTMGIAPYLNPEAYAEVRARSDAYLFASEGPDGDGGDGHPQAGRTVPFPSDGFAPDEGPQRAGNHRRRKRKGVTPVRTGLLGVSAAVALGTVAVATGAVPGLDNYRIGGGTSSDGGGRVQAQDAPTNTPSEQGGTSGSAETGRGGDAASRGAGRSSAPSESSPSGSASSSSPSGSSSSSAPSSPSASASKPAAPAETPSKSERQRSTPGTEAKPTPSRPADVKPAQPSTPTTASDEAVAQAQVLKLVNDERAKVGCSPVAANSALRELAENFSEAMAVQGFFDHTDPSGATPWDRAEAAGISDLGGENIARGQADAQSVMDAWMDSPGHKANILNCDFRTLGVGVHFGSGGPWWTQNFGY, encoded by the coding sequence ATGGGACGCCACCGACGCTCCGCCGCCGGCCGCGCCGCCACGGGCCGCGCCGCGGAGGGCCACCGCACGGACGGCACCGCGGGGAGCGGCGGCACTCCGCCGGCCCCGGGCGACCGCCCCACGATGGGGATCGCGCCCTACCTGAACCCGGAGGCGTACGCCGAGGTCCGGGCGAGGAGTGACGCCTACCTGTTCGCGTCCGAGGGCCCGGACGGCGACGGAGGCGACGGCCACCCGCAGGCCGGCCGTACCGTCCCCTTCCCGAGCGACGGCTTCGCCCCCGACGAGGGGCCGCAGCGCGCGGGAAACCACCGCCGCCGCAAGAGGAAGGGCGTCACCCCGGTCCGTACGGGCCTGCTCGGCGTCTCCGCCGCGGTCGCCCTCGGCACGGTGGCGGTGGCCACGGGCGCGGTGCCCGGCCTCGACAACTACCGGATCGGCGGCGGGACGAGCAGCGACGGGGGCGGCCGGGTACAGGCCCAGGACGCGCCGACGAACACCCCCTCCGAGCAGGGCGGCACCTCCGGCAGCGCCGAGACCGGCCGGGGCGGGGACGCCGCGAGCCGGGGCGCCGGCCGGTCCTCGGCGCCCTCCGAGTCGTCCCCTTCCGGTTCCGCGTCCTCCTCCTCGCCCTCGGGGTCCTCGTCGTCGTCCGCGCCGTCCTCGCCCTCCGCGTCGGCGTCCAAGCCCGCCGCTCCGGCCGAGACGCCGTCGAAGTCGGAGAGGCAGCGCTCCACTCCGGGCACCGAGGCGAAGCCCACCCCGTCGCGCCCGGCGGACGTGAAGCCGGCGCAGCCCAGTACGCCGACCACCGCGTCGGACGAAGCCGTCGCCCAGGCCCAGGTGCTCAAGCTCGTCAACGACGAGCGGGCCAAGGTGGGCTGCAGCCCGGTGGCCGCGAACAGCGCGCTGCGCGAACTGGCCGAGAACTTCAGCGAGGCCATGGCCGTACAGGGCTTCTTCGACCACACCGACCCCAGCGGCGCGACCCCCTGGGACCGGGCCGAGGCGGCCGGGATAAGCGACCTCGGCGGCGAGAACATAGCCCGCGGACAGGCCGACGCCCAGTCCGTGATGGACGCCTGGATGGACAGCCCGGGCCACAAGGCCAACATCCTCAACTGCGACTTCCGGACCCTGGGGGTCGGCGTCCACTTCGGCTCCGGCGGCCCCTGGTGGACGCAGAACTTCGGCTACTGA
- a CDS encoding acylphosphatase codes for MSEDVRLVAWVRGQVQGVGFRWFTRARALELGGMSGFALNLADGRVQVVAEGPRERCEGLLDWLRGDDTPGRVDGVTEIWDTPRGGYEGFAIR; via the coding sequence ATGAGCGAGGATGTACGGCTGGTCGCGTGGGTGCGCGGACAGGTCCAGGGCGTGGGTTTCCGCTGGTTCACGCGGGCCAGGGCGCTGGAGCTCGGCGGGATGAGTGGTTTTGCTCTCAATCTGGCCGACGGGCGCGTCCAGGTCGTCGCGGAGGGCCCGCGCGAGCGGTGCGAGGGCCTGCTCGACTGGCTGCGCGGTGACGACACGCCCGGACGCGTGGACGGCGTCACCGAGATCTGGGACACACCGCGTGGCGGCTACGAGGGCTTCGCCATCCGCTGA
- the smc gene encoding chromosome segregation protein SMC has translation MHLKALTLRGFKSFASATTLRFEPGITCVVGPNGSGKSNVVDALSWVMGEQGAKSLRGGKMEDVIFAGTTGRPPLGRAEVSLTIDNSDGALPIEYAEVTITRIMFRNGGSEYQINGDTCRLLDIQELLSDSGIGREMHVIVGQGQLDSVLHADPMGRRAFIEEAAGVLKHRKRKEKALRKLDAMRANLARVQDLTDELRRQLKPLGRQAAVARRAAVIQADLRDARLRLLADDLVRLREALQAEIADEAALKERKEAAEQELGRALRREADLEDEVRRLTPRLQRAQQTWYELSQLAERVRGTISLADARVKSATSAPPEERRGRDPEELEREAARVREQEAELEAALEAAERALEDTVAHRADLERELALEERRLKDAARAIADRREGLARLSGQVGAARSRAASAQAEIERLAQARDESRERAAAAQEEYETLQAEVDGLDADDQELAERYDAAKRELAEAEAALGAAREAATAAERQRAATRARHEALALGLRRKDGTGALLAAKDRLTGLLGPAAGLLTVTPGHEVALATAFGAAADALAVTSPRAAADAIRLLRKQDAGRAALLLAGAPDGVPEEPRSGRAPYAADLVRGPSDLMPAVRRLLRGVVVVATLEDAEDLVHARPELTAVTAEGDLLGAHFAQGGSAGAPSLLEVQASVDQAAAELEELGVRCGELAEAQDAAVERRRECAALVEELGERRRAADREKSAVAQQLGRLAGQARGAAGEAERSAAAAARAQEALDKALTDVEELAERLAVAEEMPVEEEPDTSVRDRLPADGANARQTEMEARLQARTHEERVKGLAGRADSLDRAARAEREARARAEQRRARLRHEAAVAEAVAAGARQLLAHVEVSLVRADEERTAAEAAKARREQELAAARTAGRDLKAELDKLTDSVHRGEVLGAEKRLRIEQLETKALEELGVEPAGLAAEYGPHQEVPPSPPAEGEELPDDPEHPRNRPRPFVRSEQEKRLKAAERAYQQLGKVNPLALEEFAALEERHQFLSEQLEDLKKTRADLLQVVKEVDERVEQVFTEAFRDTAREFEGVFSRLFPGGEGRLLLTDPDNMLTTGVDVEARPPGKKVKRLSLLSGGERSLTAVAMLVSIFKARPSPFYVMDEVEAALDDTNLQRLIRIMQELQEASQLIVITHQKRTMEVADALYGVSMQGDGVSKVISQRLR, from the coding sequence GTGCACCTGAAGGCCCTGACCCTCCGCGGATTCAAGTCGTTCGCCTCGGCGACCACGCTCCGGTTCGAACCCGGCATCACCTGCGTCGTCGGTCCGAACGGCTCGGGCAAGTCCAACGTCGTGGACGCGCTCAGCTGGGTCATGGGCGAACAGGGCGCCAAGTCGCTGCGCGGCGGCAAGATGGAGGACGTCATCTTCGCCGGCACCACGGGCCGCCCGCCGCTCGGCCGGGCCGAGGTGTCGCTGACCATCGACAACTCCGACGGGGCGCTGCCCATCGAGTACGCCGAGGTCACCATCACGCGGATCATGTTCCGCAACGGCGGCAGCGAGTACCAGATCAACGGCGACACCTGCCGCCTCCTCGACATCCAGGAGCTGCTCTCCGACTCCGGCATCGGCCGCGAGATGCACGTCATCGTCGGACAGGGCCAGCTCGACTCCGTCCTGCACGCCGACCCCATGGGCCGCCGGGCGTTCATCGAGGAGGCCGCCGGCGTCCTCAAGCACCGCAAGCGCAAGGAGAAGGCGCTCCGCAAGCTGGACGCGATGCGGGCCAACCTCGCCCGCGTGCAGGACCTCACCGACGAGCTCCGGCGCCAGCTCAAGCCGCTCGGCCGGCAGGCGGCGGTGGCCAGGCGCGCCGCCGTCATCCAGGCCGACCTGAGGGACGCGCGGCTCCGGCTCCTCGCCGACGACCTCGTACGGCTGCGCGAGGCGCTCCAGGCCGAGATCGCCGACGAGGCCGCCCTGAAGGAACGCAAGGAAGCCGCCGAGCAGGAGCTGGGCAGGGCGCTGCGCCGCGAGGCGGACCTGGAGGACGAGGTGCGTCGGCTCACCCCGCGCCTGCAGCGGGCCCAGCAGACCTGGTACGAGCTCTCCCAGCTCGCCGAGCGGGTCCGCGGCACGATCTCGCTCGCCGACGCGCGCGTGAAGAGCGCCACCTCCGCACCTCCCGAGGAGCGGCGCGGCCGGGACCCGGAGGAACTGGAACGCGAGGCCGCCCGGGTCCGCGAACAGGAGGCCGAACTCGAGGCGGCCCTGGAGGCCGCGGAGCGCGCTCTGGAGGACACGGTCGCCCACCGCGCCGACCTCGAACGCGAACTGGCCCTGGAGGAGCGCCGCCTCAAGGACGCCGCCCGGGCCATCGCCGACCGTCGTGAAGGACTGGCCCGGCTCAGCGGACAGGTGGGCGCGGCCCGTTCGCGTGCCGCCTCCGCCCAGGCCGAGATCGAGCGACTGGCACAGGCACGGGACGAGTCCCGGGAGAGGGCCGCCGCCGCCCAGGAAGAGTACGAGACACTCCAGGCCGAGGTCGACGGACTGGACGCCGACGACCAGGAACTCGCCGAGCGGTACGACGCCGCCAAGCGGGAGCTGGCCGAGGCGGAAGCGGCCCTGGGCGCCGCCCGGGAAGCGGCCACCGCGGCGGAACGGCAGCGCGCGGCGACGCGGGCCCGCCACGAGGCGCTCGCGCTCGGACTGCGCCGCAAGGACGGCACCGGGGCGCTGCTCGCCGCCAAGGACCGGCTCACCGGTCTGCTCGGTCCGGCCGCCGGACTCCTCACCGTGACGCCCGGCCACGAGGTCGCCCTGGCCACCGCGTTCGGCGCCGCTGCGGACGCCCTCGCGGTCACCTCGCCGAGGGCCGCCGCGGACGCCATCCGCCTGTTGCGCAAGCAGGACGCCGGGCGGGCCGCCCTGCTCCTCGCCGGCGCCCCCGACGGCGTACCGGAGGAACCTCGCAGCGGCAGGGCGCCGTACGCCGCGGATCTGGTGCGCGGGCCCTCCGACCTGATGCCCGCCGTACGGCGACTGCTGCGCGGGGTCGTCGTGGTCGCCACCCTGGAGGACGCCGAGGACCTCGTCCACGCCCGGCCCGAGCTGACCGCCGTCACCGCCGAGGGCGACCTGCTGGGCGCGCACTTCGCACAGGGCGGGTCCGCCGGGGCGCCCAGCCTTCTGGAGGTCCAGGCGTCCGTGGACCAGGCCGCCGCCGAGCTGGAGGAGCTGGGCGTGCGGTGCGGGGAACTGGCCGAGGCGCAGGACGCGGCCGTCGAACGGCGCCGGGAGTGCGCCGCGCTGGTCGAGGAGCTCGGGGAGCGGCGCCGGGCCGCCGACCGGGAGAAGTCGGCCGTCGCCCAGCAGCTCGGCCGGCTGGCGGGACAGGCGCGCGGAGCCGCCGGTGAGGCCGAACGGTCCGCCGCCGCCGCCGCCCGGGCGCAGGAGGCGCTGGACAAGGCGCTGACGGACGTCGAGGAACTGGCCGAGCGGCTCGCCGTCGCCGAGGAGATGCCGGTCGAGGAGGAGCCCGACACCTCCGTGCGCGACCGGCTCCCCGCCGACGGTGCCAACGCCCGCCAGACCGAGATGGAGGCCCGTCTCCAGGCCCGTACGCACGAGGAGCGGGTCAAGGGCCTCGCCGGGCGGGCCGACTCCCTGGACCGCGCCGCCCGCGCGGAGCGCGAGGCACGCGCGCGTGCCGAGCAGCGGCGGGCCCGGCTGCGGCACGAGGCGGCCGTCGCCGAGGCGGTCGCCGCCGGCGCCCGGCAGCTCCTCGCGCACGTCGAGGTCTCCCTGGTCCGGGCCGACGAGGAGCGCACCGCCGCCGAGGCCGCCAAGGCCCGGCGCGAGCAGGAACTGGCCGCCGCGCGCACCGCCGGACGCGACCTCAAGGCGGAGCTCGACAAGTTGACGGATTCAGTCCACCGGGGCGAGGTACTCGGCGCCGAGAAGCGGCTGCGCATCGAGCAGCTGGAGACGAAGGCGCTGGAGGAACTCGGTGTGGAACCGGCGGGGCTCGCGGCCGAGTACGGCCCCCATCAAGAGGTGCCGCCCTCGCCCCCCGCCGAGGGCGAGGAGCTGCCGGACGACCCGGAGCACCCGCGCAACCGCCCCCGGCCCTTCGTACGCTCCGAGCAGGAGAAGCGGCTGAAGGCCGCCGAGCGCGCCTACCAGCAGCTCGGCAAGGTCAATCCGCTGGCCCTGGAGGAGTTCGCCGCGCTGGAGGAACGGCACCAGTTCCTGAGCGAGCAGCTGGAGGACCTGAAGAAGACCCGTGCCGACCTGCTCCAGGTCGTCAAGGAGGTCGACGAGCGCGTCGAGCAGGTCTTCACCGAGGCCTTCCGGGACACCGCCCGGGAGTTCGAGGGCGTCTTCAGCCGGCTGTTCCCGGGCGGCGAGGGGCGGCTCCTCCTGACCGACCCGGACAACATGCTCACCACCGGTGTGGACGTCGAGGCCCGGCCTCCGGGCAAGAAGGTCAAGCGGCTCTCGCTGCTCTCGGGCGGTGAGCGCTCGCTGACCGCCGTGGCGATGCTGGTGTCGATCTTCAAGGCGCGGCCCAGCCCGTTCTACGTCATGGACGAGGTGGAGGCGGCGCTCGACGACACGAACCTCCAGCGGCTGATCCGGATCATGCAGGAGCTGCAGGAGGCCTCGCAGCTGATCGTGATCACGCACCAGAAGCGGACGATGGAGGTCGCCGACGCGCTGTACGGCGTGTCCATGCAAGGCGACGGTGTGTCGAAGGTCATCAGTCAGCGGCTGCGGTAG